From a single Phalacrocorax carbo chromosome 10, bPhaCar2.1, whole genome shotgun sequence genomic region:
- the SCNN1B gene encoding amiloride-sensitive sodium channel subunit beta: MNLKKYFIRALHRLQKGPGYTYKELLVWYCDNTNTHGPKRIIKEGPKKKLIWFFLTLLFASLVFWQWGILINTYLSYNVTSSLSIGFKTMKFPAVTVCNANPFKYSEVKHLLKELDRLIEAALERILQPTPGNSSENSPPLDLELWHQIPLVLIDEHDKDNPVILDIFESNQTAGDNQTAAGNQTAAGNETAAGNDTAAGNETAAGNQTAAPPAPANATSEEKKYKLAVKLCSHRGSSNCTYRNFTSAAQAVTEWYILQSTSILSKVPLQERIRMGYQAEDMILACLYGAEPCNYKNFTQIYHPDHGNCYIFNWGMDEEALNSSNPGAEFGLKLILDISQQDYIPYLSSAAGARLMLHQQKSFPFLKDQGIYAMAGTETSIGVLVDELERMGYPYSDCTVNGSDVPVKNLYSQYNTSYSIQACLRSCFQNHMIEICGCGHYMFPLPEGVNYCNNEDYPGWAYCYSSLRSSIRHRQICIDSCKETCNDTQYKMTISMADWPSEASEDWIFHILSYERDMSTNVTLDRNGIIKLNIYFQEYNYRTISESAATTIVWLLSSLGGQFGFWMGGSVLCLIEFGEIIIDSLWITVINVISWCKGLKQKRVQARYPDAPPTVSELVEAHTNLGFQHEDAGALPRDEALPPEPGTPPPNYDSLRVQPLDVLGPDSDAETE; the protein is encoded by the exons ATGAACCTGAAGAAGTACTTCATTCGGGCGCTGCACCGCCTGCAGAAGGGCCCTGGCTACACCTACAAGGAGCTGCTGGTCTGGTACTGCGACAACACCAACACCCACGGCCCAAAGCGCATCATCAAAGAGGGGCcgaagaagaaattaatctggTTCTTCCTAACGCTGCTCTTTGCGTCTCTGGTCTTCTGGCAGTGGGGTATCCTCATTAACACCTACCTCTCCTACAACGTCACATCATCTCTCTCTATTGGCTTTAAGACCATGAAGTTCCCAGCAGTCACGGTCTGCAATGCCAACCCTTTCAA GTACTCAGAGGTGAAGCATCTGCTGAAAGAACTGGACAGGCTCATCGAAGCGGCGCTGGAGAGGATCCTGCAGCCCACGCCGGGGAACAGCAGCGAGAACTCCCCGCCGCTTGACCTGGAGCTCTGGCACCAGATACCCCTGGTCCTCATCGATGAGCACGACAAGGACAACCCCGTCATCCTGGACATCTTTGAGAGCAACCAGACTGCTGGGGACAACCAGACCGCCGCGGGCAACCAGACCGCTGCGGGCAACGAAACCGCTGCGGGCAACGACACTGCTGCGGGCAACGAAACCGCTGCGGGCAACCAAACGGCTGCTCCACCTGCCCCAGCCAACGCTACATCGGAAGAAAAGAAGTACAAGCTGGCGGTGAAGCTG TGCAGCCATCGCGGCTCCAGCAACTGCACCTACAGGAACTTCACCAGCGCGGCGCAGGCGGTGACCGAGTGGTACATCCTGCAGTCCACGAGCATCCTCTCCAAAGTCCCGCTGCAAGAGAGAATCAGGATGGGCTACCAGGCAGAGGACATGATCCTGGCCTGTCTCTATGGGGCCGAGCCCTGCAACTACAA GAATTTCACCCAAATCTATCACCCGGACCACGGTAACTGCTACATCTTTAACTGGGGCATGGACGAAGAGGCTTTGAATTCTTCCAACCCCGGAGCCGAGTTTG GGCTGAAGTTAATTCTGGACATCAGCCAGCAAGACTATATCCCCTACCTGTCCTCCGCTGCCGGGGCCAGGCTCATGCTGCATCAACAGAAGAGCTTCCCCTTCCTTAAGGATCAGGGCATCTATGCAATGGCCGGGACGGAAACCTCCATCGGCGTGTTAGTG gATGAACTGGAACGGATGGGCTATCCCTACAGCGACTGCACTGTGAACGGGTCTGATGTCCCCGTGAAAAATCTCTATAGCCAGTACAATACTTCCTATTCCATACAG GCCTGCCTACGCTCTTGCTTCCAAAATCACATGATTGAAATCTGTGGATGTGGTCACTATATGTTTCCTTTACCTGAAGGGGTGAATTATTGCAATAACGAAGATTACCCAGGCTGGG CATATTGCTATTCATCACTGAGATCAAGTATAAGACACAGACAGATTTGTATTGACTCTTGTAAGGAAACGTGCAA CGACACGCAGTACAAGATGACCATCTCCATGGCAGACTGGCCCTCTGAAGCTTCGGAG gaCTGGATTTTCCATATTCTGTCTTATGAAAGGGACATGTCAACAAATGTGACTCTGGACAG AAACGGGATCATCAAGCTGAACATTTACTTCCAGGAGTACAACTACCGCACCATCTCGGAGTCTGCCGCCACGACG ATCGTTTGGCTGCTGTCGAGCCTGGGAGGCCAGTTCGGGTTCTGGATGGGGGGCTCGGTGCTGTGCCTCATCGAGTTCGGGGAAATCATCATCGACTCGCTGTGGATCACCGTTATTAACGTGATCAGCTGGTGCAAAGGCCTGAAGCAGAAGCGGGTGCAGGCGCGGTACCCGGACGCGCCCCCAACGGTGTCGGAGCTGGTGGAGGCTCACACCAACCTGGGCTTCCAGCACGAGGACGCGGGTGCCCTGCCCAGGGACGAGGCGCTGCCCCCCGAGCCCGGCACCCCCCCGCCCAACTACGACTCCCTGCGTGTCCAGCCCCTCGACGTCCTCGGTCCCGACAGCGACGCAGAAACGGAGTGA